The following coding sequences are from one Triticum dicoccoides isolate Atlit2015 ecotype Zavitan chromosome 4A, WEW_v2.0, whole genome shotgun sequence window:
- the LOC119286105 gene encoding protein CHUP1, chloroplastic-like isoform X1 produces the protein MKQQVLSNAHGGRISSPSVAARTRVPRAAAAATPIKEAPSSPAPAPATPPRARRLVRVSSKEERVVTGAAAKPKRHKEDSEEETRKLRGEVEALRKEVERLQLLNTELECDKSDLTHQLALARCTITRLQEQHDIYQAQTAVAQRNNLKDSAMSKPQPPKPPSPPPPPPPSKILGRAPAPPPPPPQRGTIGTVNKATALVEMYNSLNKRDTKKAVTVSAAHHNSIVGELQNRSTHLLAIKTDVETKGDFINGLINKVQTTTYTDVEQVLTFVDWLDQQLSTLSDETGVLKHFSWPERKADALREAAFEYRDLKCVVTEISSLNADDGSPTSCEATLRKISSLLDKLEKSMKRLVNLRSSVMPCYKQFGIPTEWMLDSGIASKMRVASVTLAKVYMKRALKEITAYTGGGNEAALVAQSVRFTYRVHQFAGGLDSEAMRAFEELTQRSRLTAV, from the exons ATGAAGCAGCAGGTTTTGAGCAATGCCCATGGCGGCAGGATCTCCTCGCCATCGGTGGCCGCGCGAACCAGGGTtccaagagcagcagcagcagcaacacccaTCAAGGAAgctccttcgtctccagctccggcACCCGCCACCCCTCCTCGGGCCAGAAGGCTTGTGAGGGTGAGCAGCAAGGAGGAGAGGGTGGTGACTGGTGCAGCTGCAAAGCCAAAGAGGCACAAGGAGGATTCCGAGGAGGAGACGCGCAAGCTGCGTGGGGAGGTGGAGGCCCTGAGGAAGGAGGTGGAGAGGCTGCAGCTGCTCAACACCGAGCTGGAATGTGACAAGAGCGACCTGACGCACCAGCTCGCCCTTGCGCGCTGCACCATCACCCGACTTCAGGAGCAGCATGACATCTAT CAGGCGCAGACCGCTGTGGCGCAACGAAACAACCTAAAAGACAGTGCCATGAGCAAACCACAGCCTCCGAAGcccccctcaccgccgccgccaccaccacctagTAAAATCCTCGGAAGAGCCCCGGCACCGCCTCCTCCCCCTCCGCAACGTGGCACAATAGGCACAGTGAACAAGGCAACCGCGTTAGTTGAGATGTACAACTCCCTGAACAAGCGTGACACCAAGAAAGCTGTGACTGTCAGTGCTGCTCATCACAACAGCATCGTCGGCGAGCTACAGAACCGCTCCACGCACTTATTGGCG ATCAAGACGGATGTCGAAACAAAAGGAGACTTCATCAATGGTCTCATTAACAAAGTTCAGACCACTACTTACACCGATGTGGAGCAAGTGCTGACCTTTGTTGATTGGCTTGATCAACAACTTTCAACTCTG TCGGATGAAACAGGCGTGTTGAAGCACTTCAGTTGGCCGGAGAGGAAAGCTGATGCACTCCGGGAAGCAGCGTTTGAATACCGGGATCTCAAGTGTGTCGTAACAGAGATCTCTTCCCTGAACGCCGACGATGGCAGCCCTACTTCGTGTGAGGCTACTCTGAGGAAGATATCAAGCCTGCTGGATAA GTTGGAGAAGAGCATGAAGAGATTAGTGAACCTGAGGAGCTCGGTGATGCCGTGCTATAAACAGTTTGGAATTCCGACTGAATGGATGCTTGATTCAGGGATTGCTTCGAAG ATGAGGGTGGCATCAGTAACACTGGCAAAGGTGTACATGAAAAGAGCCCTCAAGGAAATAACAGCTTATACAGGAGGAGGGAATGAGGCTGCTCTTGTCGCTCAAAGCGTGCGTTTCACATATAGGGTTCACCAG TTTGCGGGAGGACTCGACAGTGAAGCGATGCGCGCCTTTGAAGAGCTAACGCAACGTTCTCGGTTGACTGCTGTTTAG
- the LOC119286105 gene encoding protein CHUP1, chloroplastic-like isoform X2: MKQQVLSNAHGGRISSPSVAARTRVPRAAAAATPIKEAPSSPAPAPATPPRARRLVRVSSKEERVVTGAAAKPKRHKEDSEEETRKLRGEVEALRKEVERLQLLNTELECDKSDLTHQLALARCTITRLQEQHDIYAQTAVAQRNNLKDSAMSKPQPPKPPSPPPPPPPSKILGRAPAPPPPPPQRGTIGTVNKATALVEMYNSLNKRDTKKAVTVSAAHHNSIVGELQNRSTHLLAIKTDVETKGDFINGLINKVQTTTYTDVEQVLTFVDWLDQQLSTLSDETGVLKHFSWPERKADALREAAFEYRDLKCVVTEISSLNADDGSPTSCEATLRKISSLLDKLEKSMKRLVNLRSSVMPCYKQFGIPTEWMLDSGIASKMRVASVTLAKVYMKRALKEITAYTGGGNEAALVAQSVRFTYRVHQFAGGLDSEAMRAFEELTQRSRLTAV; the protein is encoded by the exons ATGAAGCAGCAGGTTTTGAGCAATGCCCATGGCGGCAGGATCTCCTCGCCATCGGTGGCCGCGCGAACCAGGGTtccaagagcagcagcagcagcaacacccaTCAAGGAAgctccttcgtctccagctccggcACCCGCCACCCCTCCTCGGGCCAGAAGGCTTGTGAGGGTGAGCAGCAAGGAGGAGAGGGTGGTGACTGGTGCAGCTGCAAAGCCAAAGAGGCACAAGGAGGATTCCGAGGAGGAGACGCGCAAGCTGCGTGGGGAGGTGGAGGCCCTGAGGAAGGAGGTGGAGAGGCTGCAGCTGCTCAACACCGAGCTGGAATGTGACAAGAGCGACCTGACGCACCAGCTCGCCCTTGCGCGCTGCACCATCACCCGACTTCAGGAGCAGCATGACATCTAT GCGCAGACCGCTGTGGCGCAACGAAACAACCTAAAAGACAGTGCCATGAGCAAACCACAGCCTCCGAAGcccccctcaccgccgccgccaccaccacctagTAAAATCCTCGGAAGAGCCCCGGCACCGCCTCCTCCCCCTCCGCAACGTGGCACAATAGGCACAGTGAACAAGGCAACCGCGTTAGTTGAGATGTACAACTCCCTGAACAAGCGTGACACCAAGAAAGCTGTGACTGTCAGTGCTGCTCATCACAACAGCATCGTCGGCGAGCTACAGAACCGCTCCACGCACTTATTGGCG ATCAAGACGGATGTCGAAACAAAAGGAGACTTCATCAATGGTCTCATTAACAAAGTTCAGACCACTACTTACACCGATGTGGAGCAAGTGCTGACCTTTGTTGATTGGCTTGATCAACAACTTTCAACTCTG TCGGATGAAACAGGCGTGTTGAAGCACTTCAGTTGGCCGGAGAGGAAAGCTGATGCACTCCGGGAAGCAGCGTTTGAATACCGGGATCTCAAGTGTGTCGTAACAGAGATCTCTTCCCTGAACGCCGACGATGGCAGCCCTACTTCGTGTGAGGCTACTCTGAGGAAGATATCAAGCCTGCTGGATAA GTTGGAGAAGAGCATGAAGAGATTAGTGAACCTGAGGAGCTCGGTGATGCCGTGCTATAAACAGTTTGGAATTCCGACTGAATGGATGCTTGATTCAGGGATTGCTTCGAAG ATGAGGGTGGCATCAGTAACACTGGCAAAGGTGTACATGAAAAGAGCCCTCAAGGAAATAACAGCTTATACAGGAGGAGGGAATGAGGCTGCTCTTGTCGCTCAAAGCGTGCGTTTCACATATAGGGTTCACCAG TTTGCGGGAGGACTCGACAGTGAAGCGATGCGCGCCTTTGAAGAGCTAACGCAACGTTCTCGGTTGACTGCTGTTTAG